Genomic segment of Rhodothermaceae bacterium:
CAAATGATTTACCATCCGCTTCTCGGATGAAAGTAACTCCCAGAGAGGCTAATGGCGGTCCGGAATCTCGCCCTGTCGTGGCAACAATAGCCTCCGTCGCAGCAAGAGTGCGAGTGAATTCTGTTGTTCGGTATTGAAACTCAACCGCGATTCGATGATGGTACTTGATCAGGCGATTTGTTGTGAAGGTGATCTCGCCTGTAGCATAGTCAATCACATAATCCCGAGACTCGCCGCGTTCCAGGCGAACACCATCCAAGTAAACGGCTTCTGAGCCTGGTATGACGAGAATAAACGGTTCATTTGCACTGCCTTGGAGCCTGTAGGGCCCTTGCACCCCATCTTTGACTTGGAGGTCCTGGGTCTTAAACAGCCCGCGTGACGTCGCCGCTACTGCGTGCAGTGTACCGCTTGGCGTCTTGAATGGTAATGGAGTCGTAATTCCAACCCCTTGAATCTTTCGGTTGAGTCTGGCGAACGTACTGTGATCAAGATCTAATTGAAAGTCACCCAGCTGGGCTGAACTGAATGGTGTATCAATTTCTATGAATACCCGGTCCAGTTCGCTCAGTCGCTGCGTCGTTCCTTCAGGAAGAATGGGAGTGTTTTCATCCGTCAGTGCTGCTCTCACGTGGATATTCGGTGAAAGCTGCCCTGACATCTGCAGACGCAACCCTGACTCAATCGTTGCATCGCGATTATTGCCTGCCAAGATGCCACGCGTAATGGATCCACTCCGTCTTAGTTGAGTCGGTTGCGACAAGGGCGCCGACTCCTCCAGTTGAGTTGGAACCAGTGAATCCGTTGGAGGCAAAGGCCCCAAGACCCTTGTAAACTGATCGGGAAGATTTAAATCCCAGATTCTGTAACTGACCGTCGCTGTATCATTCGCGGCAATGGACGGGATCCAGAGGCGATGAAACCGGGTGTCCAATTGATAATCACTTGGACCAAGTCTTCTGCCCTTCGCTGATACAACCAGTGTGCCTGGGACGGTAAAAGGATGCAGAACAAATGGTTGTTCTCCCGTCAGAGTATCTACCCTGGCTTGTGGAGCCTGGCCAAATGTGGAAGAAGAGCATAGCACTGCGCAAAGGTAACATATACACAATATGCTCCCCGATTTCGCAATCCAAACAAATTTTTGTGCCTGCCTAAACCCCAAAACTAACGTCGTCCGCTAGCTCATTGGTGTCATCTGATCGAATGGCAACGCCAGCTTTCTCAAGAAGATGTCCGCACTGATGAATGCCTTGCACAAGCCCTTCCACTAACTGCCCCGCCTTTATATGTTGCCGAATTGTAGTCACAACCTCTATCCAATCATCCGTGTCAACCTTTGCATTGATACCGGCGTCCCCCACAACTTCAATCCGATGTTCTAAAAGTGATACGAAAAGCAGAATGCCCGTACGTTCACGAGTTGAGAACACTTCTTTCTCTACAAAGGCCTGCATTGCCCGCCGATGGGTTGCAAGGGCCAACCTGACCTGTCCTGCGAAGCGGCGCTTTACGGCGGGGATCCAGTGTACTAGAGCAGCACCAATCGCTGCCGCTGTGATGATCAAAAGTACCGGTACTATACCTTCTGTCAGGCTACTACCACCCCACCCCGAGAACCAGCGGGTCCCCAGAACGACCGTGTACGCCAGGATTGCAAACAAACCAGCCCCCCGCCAAACGGCGACCTCATGCGAAGCACTCTGTGGAACGATATAGGGGACGATCTCTCCTGATGTTTGCTTTTCGGCTGTAGCTACCGCTTCTTTAATCCGATTGAGGTCAGCCTCGGTCATCATTGCCTTCATGGAATTCAAATCACTATGTACGTGTTAGACGTGTTGACAAATAAGCGTATACAGACAAGCTCAGGACACTCAAAGCTACGGCCACGAGGACCAGTCTAACTAGGGATGCCTCCGTACCAACCTGTCCGAGTCTGGTGAATACGGCAAGTGGGACAGTTTGGGTCCGTCCGGGGATGTTGCCTGCAAAGACAATCGTTGCCCCAAACTCCCCAACAGCTCGAGCAAACCCAAGAATAATACCCGCAATGATCCCTCTTGTCGCAAGTGGAAAGGTTACCCATCGAAATATAGCCCAACGTCCACCACCATATACCGATACTGCCTCTTCCCACTCAGGGTCAATCTGTTCTATGGCTACACGAAAGGTCTGGACGATTAGGGGGAATGCCATTACCCCGGCAGCTATCGCTGCTCCCATGCTGGTAAATGCCAGTTCCAACCCAAACAGTTCGTTCAGCCAGCTTCCCACTTTTCCCCGTGGCCCTAACAGAATCAGGAGTAAGAGTCCTGTGACAACCGGAGGAAGTACTAATGGGAGTTGGACAAGATTCTCAATCACAAACGTTAGTGCAGATCTTCTACGAGCCAAGTACCAGGCAGTCAAAATGCCAGGGATGACCATGATTGCTATGGCGACCGTAGCAATTCGAGCCGATAATAGGATAATGGACCACTCCTGTCCAAACGTATCCATCTCTCTAAGAGTCAAATCCGAATCGTTCCCATACGTCCAACTGAAGCGAGTCTGTCACGAAAGCAACAAAGGCCGCCGCAGCTTCGGGGTGATTCGTTTTGCGAATTGTAGAAATAACGTAGTTGATCTCCGGTGTACACGAATCCGGTACCTGGAACAATACGTTCAATCCAGGCGCGAGTGCCGCATCCGACCCATAAACCATAGCAACGTCCGCCGCCCCGCTGACCACTGCAGTAAGTGCTGCCCGAACATCTAAAGTCGGAATAACCATGGATTCAATGGTATCCCATACCCCGGCACACTGGAGTGCCTGTTTACCATAAACACCCGCCGGAACATGCGAAGGATCTGCCACTGCAAGTCGCCGAGCAGTTGAAAGCTCTGAAAGATTGGTCATTGGGGAGGTTGTCAACGAACCAAGGACAACCAATTTATTCCGTGCAAACGTAATTTCTGAACCAATCGTCAGGTTACGTTGCTGTAAGTAATTGATCCAGTCTGGACTAGCTGCCATAAATACATCTGCAGGGGCACCCTGCTGAATTTGCCTTGCAAGCAAAGAGGTCGGACCAATGTGCGTGTGGACCGTGATTGTCGGCTGCTGAAGTTCAAAGCGCCCGACTACCTCATGGAGCGCATCCGTCAGGGAAGCAGCAGCAAATACTGTGATAGAGGCGTTCGGGGAGTCAGGGGCCGGACTGCACCCAAAGGCCAGACAGACTGCGACCAATAATAGTCGCATTACAAGTTTGTTTGTTCTCGGATCGTTGAAATTAACATCGTTGCACGTTGATAGTGCATTGAAGTTGAGTCAGGGGACAAGGTTAGAACTCGCTCCAGTTGGGTAATTGCTTCTTTGGTGCGATTGATTCGGGCAAGCATGAGCCCATAGTTAAAGTTGGCATTTAAGTGATCCGGATCCTCTTCAAGCACCTTTTTAATCTCCGTAACCCCGAACATTGGACTACCCGTATTCAAATAAGCGGTCGCCATATCTGTGCGAACGTCAAGATCACTGGGATTCAGAGTTAAAACTCTCTGGTACGCACTCACGGCCTGGCCTGCAGCAACGCTGCGTATTTGAGGTTCCGGCTCGTCCGCCATCCAATCGTAGTACAAGTCTCCAGCTGTTTTCCAATCTTCGGCCAGTCCGGTCTCGTCCGCGATCTCTGACTGCACCTCTGCCGCCATATCCGGTCGCCCTCCCTCGACCAGAACATAAGTTTTCTCACGTTTAAGCACAATGGAGAGCGCACTGGTATCACTTTCAATCGCCATATCCAACTCATTGATTCGACCGGCTAATTGACCCGAAAGTGCTGATTGTGAAGAAGCCTCTGTAGTTGATGGTGCGGCAGAGAGTGTGGGCTCCTGAGGCGGCGACACTCGCTTACTGACAAGGGTTGCGATAAACAGTACAACCACCAGGAGTACACCAAGCCCAACAATGGTAAACACCTGCATACCAACTCCCGATTCGACATTGGCTGGACGCTTACGGGGCTTCGGTGATTGCGGCGCGGTCGGCAGTCTTACACTCATGCTCTGCAGTTTTGCACCACATTGAGAACAGAAGTTCGACGCGTTTGGGTTCTCCCAGCCACACGAATTACAGTAAATACGTCCCGGTGGATTTTCCTTAGGTCGGCGTACAGCGTTCGTATCCACTGGCCAGCCACACAGATCACAGCGGTCATTCTCTGCAGGAAGCCGTGCCCCGCATTCTGTACAGATCTCCATTTATTCTGAAGTCCCCCCGTTGATGCGATCCTTAAAGTCTTTCGAGGGTTTGAAGATGGGAACTTTCCTAGCCTCAATACGGAGTGATTCACCCGTTGCAGGATTGCGCACATTCCGGGCGGGACGATCCTGGATGCGGAATGAACCAAACCCACGAAGTTCTATGGATTCTCCCCGAGCCAGGGTCTCTTCAATGGTTTCCCAGAATCCAACAAACACAGCTTTGGTTTCCAGCTTGGTTAAGCCAGTCCTTTCAGAAATCGCCTCAATTAGCTTCGCTTTGGTCACAATAAAATGCGCTTTGATAACGACGTAAAAGCCGTTATTCGTTTCTGGTATGGTCCTAATCAAGTTACACTAAAAATTGCTGTAATTGTGCCATTTCCTCGAAAGCAATGCCCTTGCACGAATGGGTTCAGTTGAATTTTGCTTCGAAATATTGCTTAGTGGACGCACTTTACCGACAATTGATCATAAACATGCATTGCCCCATGAAATCCTTCCAGAAAACCGTTCATGTTGTTACCCGAGAGTTGCGGTGCATTTTGGAGAATATGGCTGGGCTCACCTTCCCGCAGAAAAAGCTACTGCAGAGGGAGAGACGAAACCTAGCCTCCGTTCGATATTTCTATGAGCAAGAGTCTATCATAGACGTACAAGAGACCGACTGAGAGGAGACCATGTCGCCAGGTTGGGACGAAAAGTTCACCAAGGCATACGCCGCAAGAAGTATTTGATATGAATTCTTGGCAGGGATTAAGCTTTGAAGCACACGGTACGGGAATTTCTGTACCTCTGAGCGAACAGATCAATCTTTTGGGTGGCCTACTCGGCCGTGTAATTGAAGCTCAGGCCAGCCCTGAAGTACTGGGTTTGGTTGAGGAATTACGTCAGTTGACCAAACAGGCAATCACGCAGCAGGAACCCCATCTGCGAGATCAGGTGATTGAGCGAATCAAGGGGTTGGATCTTCAGGAAATTGAGTGGCTGTTACGTGCCTTTACAACATTCTTCTATCTAGTCAATCAGAGTGAACAGCAAGAGATTATTCGGATCAATCGAGAGCGTGCACGCCTGCTTCCCGAGGCGGGTCGTGTAGATTCAATTGATGAAGCAGTTGGGATTCTTCGGCGTGCAGGTTATGAGTTGGAAGATGTCTTAAAGATTGTCTCCCGCCTTGATATACAACCGACACTAACAGCACATCCCACAGAAGCACGCCGTCGAACCATTTTATACAAACAAGAATTTCTGGCCTCCCTCATTGATCAACTGCGCTATAGTAAGCCAACCCCGGGAGAGCGTGACGAACTTCTTTATCAAGTCCATAACCAAATTGGACTCTTGATTGCATCCGATAAAGTCCGTGCAAGTAAGCCTACCGTGATTGACGAAGTTGAGAATGGACTCCATTACCTGCGGAACGCCATCTGGGAAACGATCCCACGCATCCATAAAGATGTAGCCGACGCAATTGAGCGCCATTACAATCAGACCGTGGATGTGCCCGTGTTCCTGAAATTCAGATCTTGGATTGGAGGAGATCGGGACGGTAATCCCAACGTAACCGCAGAGATTACCCGGAAAACCTTCTCCATGCACCGTAGAACAGCATTGGCCCGCTATTTAGAGGATTTACGTTCGTTGCGCAGGGATCTGAGTATTTCCGAACTGCAGTTAAAAATCCCTGAGACCCTTTACGAGTCCATAGCACGTGATAAGGAGGTGCTAAGTCTGAGTGCTCATGAGGCGCGCCAATTTGTGCAGGAACCCTTCCGACAGAAAATCAGCTTCATGATGCAACGCATTGAGTTGGCGCGGGATGGGGATTATGAGATCTATAACAGTGCGAATTTTATTGCAGATCTGCAATTACTTGTACATGCCCTGGAAGACATGGGGTATGAAAGTCTGGTCTCTCATGGACGATTGGGGAAACTCATCCTGCGTGCACAGGCGTTTGGATTTCACATGGTTTCCCTAGATATACGGCAACACAGTCGTCATCATGACAATGCCGTACATGCATTGCTCAGGGTTTCGAATGTCTGTGATGACTATTTGGGTTTGGCGGAAGAGGACAAGCTGGCGCTCTTGACAAAAGAATTACAAAATCCTCGACCTCTTTTACCACATGGTGTCAAATTAGAGGAAGATGTCCAGGAGGTACTCAACACGTTTTCCGTGGTTAAGGAGACGGTTGAATGGTCTCCTAACGCCTTGGGTAGCTATGTGATCAGCATGACGCATGCCGTGAGCCATGTGTTGGAGGTTCTATTGCTCGCAAAGGAGGCTGGGCTTTGGCGTATTGAGGGGAATCGCGTGCACTCTCCTATTGATGTTGTTCCTCTGTTTGAAACCATTGAGGATTTGGATCTTGCCGGGGTCTTGTTGACCAATATGTTTGAGCACCCGGCATACAAGAAGCACCTTGAGCATCGTGACAATATGCAAGAGGTAATGCTTGGCTATTCCGACAGCAACAAGGACGGCGGGTATTGGATGGCTAACTGGGCCTTGCACAAGGCAAAGAGGCATATTGGTAAGATCTGTAAGGATGCTGGCATCGACCTCCGACTCTTTCATGGCCGTGGTGGAACGGTCGGCCGCGGCGGAGGACGTGCTGGTCAGGCAATTATTGCGATGCCCCGCATCATCCATAACGGCCGGATCCGATTTACCGAACAGGGTGAGGTGATTTCATTCAGGTACGCCCTTCCCGCAATCGCACACCGACATTTAGAGCAGATTGTACGGGCGATGATGATTGCTCCGCTGCGTGTAGCCGATGTAGAGGAAGATGCGATAATTATGGAGCGTATTGCAGATGTGTCCATGAAAACTTACCGGGAACTGATTGACGATCCAGAATTCTGGCCGTGGTATGCCTCCTCAACCCCAATTGAACAGATCAGTCGTCTTCCGATTGCATCCCGTCCGGTTTCTCGTGGCTCGGTACATCATGTAGATTTTGACGACTTGCGTGCGATCCCTTGGGTCTTTGCCTGGACTCAGACCCGCTATATCGTCCCAGGATGGTATGGAGCTGGTGAGGGGCTTCAGAAGTTACTGAAAGATCACGGTTCGGACCTCAAGCGGATGTACAAGCAATGGCCATTCTTCCAGGCAGTCCTCAACAGTGCCCAACGCGAGATGGCACGAGCGCGATTGGATGTTGCATCAGAGTATCTGACTCTCTCTTCTGATCCAGAAGCAGGAAAACGGGTCAATTGCTGGATTGTCGAAGATTACAAAAAGGCAGAGGCAGCTATACTTGAGATTACCGGGTATGAGAGCCTGTATGGGCATGTACCTGTATTCAGGAAATCTGTCAAACTTCGTAACCCCTACTCTGATGTGTTGAACCTGCTTCAGGTTGAGCTAATCCGGCGGAGTCGCAACGATTTAGAATCAGACCAAGAACGGTTGATTCATGCATTGCTCCTCAGCGTGAACGGGATTGCAGCTGCAATGCAGAGTACCGGGTAACACTGGATGGGGCCATGATCATATCGACGATCAAATAGCTTAATCCCAACTCGAAATTAAAACACGGTGAGAGTATGCAGATTCGTCTTCATAGAATTAATTCATCCTTTGGAATACTTCTCTGTCCTACCACAAAAAATATCTTGCCTTACCTAAGGAGTATAAATCTGGATTGATCCACCACTCGTGAAAGATGTATTTCCATTAAATTAATCTGTGCAAAAAAGTGTTGCTTCGAAATCGGCTAGAGCGAATTTCTCTGACAGGATTCAAGACGCTCAATCCACTTACTGACTTTGAGCCACGATCGCGGACGGTGCTGATCGGCCCCAACGGGGCAGGGAAATCCAATTTCATCTCATTTTTTCGTATGGTGAGCTATGCGCTATCTGGACCAGACCAGTTGGCCCGTTATGTTGCTCAACAGGGCGGCTCTCGCCGAGTCCTTCATGACGGACCGGATTGCACGCGTGAAATCAGGGCCACATTAACGATCCAAACCTCTTCTGGAATGAGTGATTACGACTTTCGTCTGTTCCATGCTGCCGGAGACACGCTGATATTTGCCAATGAGCGGTATCGCTTTACTCGCTCGGAATGGGAAATAAAGCCAAATTGGAATATGCTCGGTGCGGGGCATAAGGATCCAGAGCTTCTGAAGGCTACAAGTGATCACCTGACTGCACGTGTCATCCATACTTTGCTACGGAAGATTGTGGTCTATCAGTTTCACAACACATCTGATAACTCACGGATTCGTGGAAAATGGTCAATCAATGATAACCGTTGGCTTAAGGAAGACGCGGCAAATGTCGCTCCGGTACTCCACCGCCTGAAAACCCAAGAACCCCTCTATTACCAGCGTATCGTTGATCATATCCGACTCGTTCTACCGATGTTTTCTGACTTCGAGTTAGAGCCGGACTATGGCAACTTGATGTTGCGATGGCGAGAAAAAGATACGGATGAGGTATTCGATGCCTCTCAGGCATCAGATGGTTTCCTCCGTATCGTCGCCCTGATCACTCTACTTCTTCAGCCATCAAACGACCTACCAGACACTTTAATTCTTGATGAACCCGAACTCGGGCTACACCCGTTGGCAATTAATATTATCGGCAATCTAATCGCCGCAGCTTCCGTTAAGATCCAGATCATTGTGGCCACACAATCGGTTCTGATGGTTGACTGTTTTGACCCCGAGGATATCGTGGTTGTTGAACGACCAGGTCGTGCGTCGACATTTCGACGACTTGACTCCCACAAACTTGGTGAGTGGCTCTTCGACTACTCTTTATCAGAATTATGGGAGAAGAATGTGATTGGAGGACAGCCTTGAAGTCTTATCGGCTTAACTTCATCGTAGAAGGGAAGACTGAAGAAAGATTCGTCAACCAAGTGTTGCAAAGTTACTTCGCTGACCAAGCAATTTACACCGCAGTGCACTGCGTTACGACCCGGCGTGACCGGCGTATGCCAAACATCATGGAACGAGGTGGTCTGACAACTTACCGCCACGCATACAAAGACATTCAGAAATGGATCAAGGAGGAAAAGACTGAAAATGTCAGATTCACAACCATGTTTGATCTGTATCGACTGCCCCCCAACTTCCCCGGTTACGAGGATGCCAACAATGAATCCGATCCCTACGTTCGGGTGAGGGCCTTGGAAAAGGCGTTGGAGGAATCCATCTGTGACCGACGATTTATTCCGTACATTCAGCTTCACGAGTTTGAAGCCCTACTGTTCTCTGATATACAGCAACTCAGCCTACAAGTCCCGGAGTATTCAAAGGAAATTCATAAGTTGGTGAAAATAGCGTCAGATTTCAGCTCTCCCGAATTGATCAACGACGGACGAACAACGGCGCCTTCGAAACGGATTATTGAGGCAATCCCTGAATACAATAACCTAAAGGCGTTTGTTGGTCCGATTGTCACTTCAAAGATTGGCCTCCCGATACTCAAATCGCAATGCCAACATTTTCGGGAATGGCTGGAGAAACTGACGACTGCCTTTACCTGACTGTAGCGACATTCAATCCCTTTCTGAGGGTTATCAGTGGATGATCTTTACCAATACTTGTCATTAGCCCTTCAACGATCCGCTGTATTGGGGGCAAATCCTATGTTACCCGATCATCACAATTATCCTCCCCTCCTATTTAGTTGATCGAATACCCGTCTGGCTGAATTTCTGGCTCCTGCAACAGTAAATATGTTGTACCGAACTGTTTTAATTGTGGCAAAACTCAGTAACGGCATCCAGAACGGTCGTCACGATATCCTTGCGGTCATAAAAGTCAAATTGATTGATATCATCCGCTAACCATATTTTCTGGACCGGAACTCCCACTGCCTGTTCATAAGCAGCAGCACCGGAAGGTAAAGCCATCCCCTCCGAGCCAACCAGCAGGGTTGGTTTCTTTAACCTTGATGCGGATGAAAGAGCATTGTAGGTAAGCCAAGGCTTCCAGCTACAAACATTGAATTTATTGTCGTATTCTGGAATCAGTCCCCTGTGTTCCTCGGTGTAATAAGGTGCCTGAAACATCACAGATGTATCATCAGTCGCACTGGCGGCAATCAGGATCTCAGGAGAATCTGATTGCTCTGAGGCCTCACTGGCACTGATAAGTTTATCCACCGCATCATCACCACCATAAATGTTGACTGCCATACCTGGATCATGAAGCCAAGGGGCTACTAACGCCAATTTTGAGAGGTTTTTACTATCGGCTGCAGCCTCAGCCATATAACCGGATGATGCACATATACCAAGTCCGCAGAGATTTTGAGAATCAACATCATCACGAGTCATGAAATAGGCAATTGCGGCGTGAATATCTTCGGTCTTAACAGCCGGATCTTCCACATATCGGCGATTCCCCTGACTCTCCCCCCAACCTGTGAAATCGAATGCCAGTGCAATCGTCCCACGCACGGCAAGCTCCCGAGCATAAGCACCCGCCATCTGCTCTTTGACTGTTGTCCAAGCCCCGGTGACAATAACAGCTGGAAATCGGCCACTCTTATCAGCAAGCTTTGTCCACCTTGGACGCGCAGGTTTATACAGTATTCCCTTGAGAGTAACACCTGCACTCGTGAACGTAACCGCTTCCGTTTCGATACCACTTGGGTCGGGAGTATTCTGCAGATTAATGAATTCCATGTCTGGCATTTTGGCTCAAGAAATCAAACAATTTCGCATATAACTATAATGGATGTATGATGTGCTCCCGATTGATTTTTTGAACGAATCACGCCTACTAACGATTTCGACAACTCAGGTACACAACCTTGATTCCCCACAATTCTTTTCGGCGGACACTACTGAGTGAGTTGGATCTGTGCTTTTACAGGCAGATGATCGGAGACATATCTGCCATTTTGAATTGAAACTACTGCTTCATAGCTGGAGACATCCCATTCGGGCGATACGAGTACGTAATCAATTCGTGGGGCTTCATTAAGTTGATCATTTTCAAGAAATCCACTGAATGTACCCACAGGCCCGATTACTGGCATCTTACTCACCACGTGCGCATCCTTTAATAAATCTTCTCCGGTTAAAGTCACAAAAGCATCAGAATCCGGGGTTGTATTCAGATCTCCGAGCAACAATACGGGCTCGCTGAGTTCCTGAATGCGCTCTGCCAAAAGCTTTGCACTCTGCATCCTAGCTTCAATTCCACGGTGATCAAAATGTGTGTTTACGACATGGATATCCAGATCTGTACCCCGCACTTTTAAGTGTACTGAAGTGGCCACTCTGGGAAGGGCAGCGTCCCAACCTCGACTCCCCGGTTGCTCGGGAGTCTCAGATAACCAGAAGGTTGTGGTTCCAAGTAGTTCAAAGATGGCTGTCTTGAAAAAAATCGGGGCAAACTCTCCACCTTCTTTACCGTCATCTCTTCCGACTCCCACCCAATCATAGTCGGGAAGCTGCGCAGCTAATTGTGCAACCTGATGACTGAGTGCTTCCTGAACCCCAATCAGGTCGGCCTGCCGCATCTCACTGGCAACCCACTCTACCCGATGGCTCCATGCACTTGCTCCATCATCGGGATTATCATAGCGAATATTGAAAGACATCGCTGTAAAACCCGCAGGTGTGGGTTGAGCGAGTACGACCATGATCAGCAGATTAAACATGTTATCCTCCTATCGTAATCATTGGGCGATTTTTAGAGGCTGCAATGAGATGCATCCCGGCATGCCGAGCGTGTTTTCTGCTTACCGCTGTATGGATCAGTTCCAGTAAATCCTGATCACTGGCTCCACTTCGCATTACACGGCGTAGGTTTACTTCGGAGCGCCCAAACAGACATACTTTTAGGTGACCATCTGCCGTGATCCGGAGACGATTGCAGCCTTCACAGAAATGATCTGTCATGGATGTGATAAACCCGACTTGACCAAGAAACCCCGGGACTTTGTACAGTTTAGCTGTTTCATTGCGGCCGTTGTGCAGTGCCTCAATTGGATACACTCGGCGAATAATACGGAGCATCTGGTCGTAAGGGACCAGTTTATCCTCATTCCAGCGATTACCATCAAAAGGCATGAACTCAATGAAACGAACCTCGATCGGACGATCACAGGTGAATTCAACAAAGTCGACAAGCTCATCCTCATTCACTCCCCTCATCACAACACAGTTGACCTTGAGCGGAGAATATCCCATCTTTAGAGCACTTTCAATTGCAGCCAATACAAGCTCAAGGCCATCTCGACGCGTGATCGCTTTAAAGCGATCAGGCTGCAATGTATCCAGACTTACATTGATCAAATTCACTCCAGCTGCCCGTAGTGCATGTAGCCTACGTTTTAGCAGTAGCGCATTGGTCGTCATCGCAAGGGTCTGAAGTCCTGGCAAGGAGCCTAGTTCTTCAGCAATTTTTTCAATCCCTGACCTGAGTAGAGGCTCTCCTCCAGTCAAACGGATCTTTGTCACACCCTGCTCAACAAAAAGCCGTGCTAAACGGATGATTTCCTGATCCGTTAACAATTTTTCGGGCGATGTCCAGTCAAGCCCATCTTCTGGCATACAGTAGCCACATCTCAGGTTACAGCGCTCAACAAGTGAAATTCTGAGATAGTTGTGCACCCTTCCAAACCCATCCGAAAGAACGCTGGCCTGACTCTTAGCGGGTGAATAGGATAATGGGAAATCATCGGGAACCTGCGACGTAGGGATGATGTCTGGCTCCGATAAAACCTTAAGTTCGAACATCATCTTTGCACTGCGAGGCTACAAGCAAGTTCTACAACAGTCGGAAATGTAAGATCTGATCTCCAATCTGCCAGATTGAACAACTCTGACAAAGTGATCTGGTTCGTTCATGTGTTGATCAACCCTGCGTGTGGTTTGGGACAGTTATTGATCCAAGGTTACCTCCATGCGTTAAAGTGCGGCTGTTCAGGAATCGAGACAGAATGGGAATCGTACTGGCATTTAGTGGCGGCTTAGACACCTCTTTTTGCGTTCCATACTTGCGTGAAAAGTACGATGAATCAGTATTTACCGTAACGGTGGATACTGGCGCATCCCTGGATGAGACTGCCTTGAAAGCTCGCTCCATACAGCTTGGGGCAGAAAAACATTTTCACATTGATGCCCGTCAGACCCTGTATGAGGACTATTTGAAGTTTCTCATTATGGGAAATGTCTTACGTGGAGGTGTATATCCCCTCTGTGTCGGCGCAGAACGTGTGGTG
This window contains:
- a CDS encoding DUF4276 family protein, producing MGEECDWRTALKSYRLNFIVEGKTEERFVNQVLQSYFADQAIYTAVHCVTTRRDRRMPNIMERGGLTTYRHAYKDIQKWIKEEKTENVRFTTMFDLYRLPPNFPGYEDANNESDPYVRVRALEKALEESICDRRFIPYIQLHEFEALLFSDIQQLSLQVPEYSKEIHKLVKIASDFSSPELINDGRTTAPSKRIIEAIPEYNNLKAFVGPIVTSKIGLPILKSQCQHFREWLEKLTTAFT
- a CDS encoding alpha/beta hydrolase, which encodes MEFINLQNTPDPSGIETEAVTFTSAGVTLKGILYKPARPRWTKLADKSGRFPAVIVTGAWTTVKEQMAGAYARELAVRGTIALAFDFTGWGESQGNRRYVEDPAVKTEDIHAAIAYFMTRDDVDSQNLCGLGICASSGYMAEAAADSKNLSKLALVAPWLHDPGMAVNIYGGDDAVDKLISASEASEQSDSPEILIAASATDDTSVMFQAPYYTEEHRGLIPEYDNKFNVCSWKPWLTYNALSSASRLKKPTLLVGSEGMALPSGAAAYEQAVGVPVQKIWLADDINQFDFYDRKDIVTTVLDAVTEFCHN
- a CDS encoding endonuclease/exonuclease/phosphatase family protein; this encodes MSFNIRYDNPDDGASAWSHRVEWVASEMRQADLIGVQEALSHQVAQLAAQLPDYDWVGVGRDDGKEGGEFAPIFFKTAIFELLGTTTFWLSETPEQPGSRGWDAALPRVATSVHLKVRGTDLDIHVVNTHFDHRGIEARMQSAKLLAERIQELSEPVLLLGDLNTTPDSDAFVTLTGEDLLKDAHVVSKMPVIGPVGTFSGFLENDQLNEAPRIDYVLVSPEWDVSSYEAVVSIQNGRYVSDHLPVKAQIQLTQ
- the moaA gene encoding GTP 3',8-cyclase MoaA → MMFELKVLSEPDIIPTSQVPDDFPLSYSPAKSQASVLSDGFGRVHNYLRISLVERCNLRCGYCMPEDGLDWTSPEKLLTDQEIIRLARLFVEQGVTKIRLTGGEPLLRSGIEKIAEELGSLPGLQTLAMTTNALLLKRRLHALRAAGVNLINVSLDTLQPDRFKAITRRDGLELVLAAIESALKMGYSPLKVNCVVMRGVNEDELVDFVEFTCDRPIEVRFIEFMPFDGNRWNEDKLVPYDQMLRIIRRVYPIEALHNGRNETAKLYKVPGFLGQVGFITSMTDHFCEGCNRLRITADGHLKVCLFGRSEVNLRRVMRSGASDQDLLELIHTAVSRKHARHAGMHLIAASKNRPMITIGG